Proteins encoded together in one Rhipicephalus sanguineus isolate Rsan-2018 chromosome 9, BIME_Rsan_1.4, whole genome shotgun sequence window:
- the LOC119404303 gene encoding uncharacterized protein LOC119404303 — protein sequence MASLERLRKNRGVVRASVTRTITLLTDELQATAPDAAQVDSHVTYLTQKNVELGNLNKQILDATDDDAYDEELEAAEDYDRKVSYAVSRARFFLREHANTATATRTSRPEATLPNADVAGAGSSAHTEVTDAAPRVTEGTPGPATVPRHRAVVLPKLQIPTFSGALRDWQTFWDHFSATTHRNEDLLPIEKFKYLLSYLSGVAKRAIEGIRLTEDNYAIAIRTLTERFGRRDLLINEHIDHLLALPPVKSSADVDKLRLLYDKVQFRVSALTGLGVSPDQYNVVLNRV from the coding sequence ATGGCATCGTTGGAACGGCTCCGCAAGAACCGTGGCGTCGTCAGGGCCAGCGTCACACGAACAATTACGCTCCTGACCGACGAACTTCAGGCCACGGCTCCCGATGCCGCTCAAGTTGATTCGCACGTTACATACCTGACTCAGAAGAACGTCGAGCTCGGCAACCTCAACAAGCAAATCCTCGACGCCACCGACGATGACGCTTACGACGAAGAGCTCGAGGCCGCGGAAGACTACGACCGGAAGGTGTCCTATGCCGTGTCTCGAGCGCGCTTCTTcctgcgcgaacacgccaacacAGCGACGGCAACGAGGACTTCAAGGCCCGAGGCTACGTTACCGAACGCCGACGTCGCTGGGGCCGGCAGCTCAGCGCATACCGAGGTCACTGACGCTGCACCTCGTGTAACAGAGGGGACACCCGGCCCAGCAACCGTGCCGCGTCATCGCGCAGTGGTCCTGCCGAAACTTCAGATACCTACATTTTCCGGCGCACTTCGCGACTGGCAGACCTTCTGGGACCACTTCAGTGCCACGACCCACCGTAATGAAGACCTTCTGCCGATTGAGAAGTTTAAGTACCTCCTCTCGTATTTGAGTGGCGTCGCGAAGAGAGCCATCGAAGGTATTAGACTCACGGAGGACAATTATGCGATCGCCATCAGGACCTTGACGGAGCGATTTGGTCGACGCGACTTGctcatcaacgagcacatcgaccaccTGCTCGCCTTACCACCAGTCAAGTCTTCGGCAGATGTCGACAAACTTCGCCTACTCTACGACAAGGTACAATTTCGCGTCTCGGCACTGACCGGTTTGGGCGTCTCACCCGACCAGTACAACGTGGTCCTCAACCGCGTCTAA